The Streptomyces sp. NBC_01591 genome window below encodes:
- the eboE gene encoding metabolite traffic protein EboE, which yields MRLIHSDSTTIHLAYCTNVHPAETLDGITAQLTDHAEQVRQHLGTDLVGLGLWLPADVAHHLADNPADTEALRRALTVRGLETVTLNGFPYRGFHTPVVKRGVYFPDWSEPSRLNYTLNLAKVLAGLLPDDAARGSISTLPLAWRTPWTGVQRSAAARQLDDLAAGLKRIEAETGRTIRVGLEPEPGCVAETTAQAVEAVAGADHDWIGLCLDACHLAVQHEDPQSAVDALVAEGVPIVKLQASSALVADTPAEAESREALRPFAEPRFLHQVREQHPDGTLRGSDDLAPALAGALPGDKPWRIHYHVPLHDQPEPPLRNTSDSLQEILLAAFGGERALTDHVEVETYTWDVLPAGLRPTGPAGIAAGIATELEWTHDELIRLGLTEQAGATP from the coding sequence ATGCGTCTGATCCACTCGGACTCCACCACCATCCACCTCGCCTACTGCACCAACGTGCATCCGGCGGAGACCCTCGACGGGATCACGGCCCAGCTCACCGATCACGCGGAGCAGGTACGCCAACACCTCGGCACCGACCTGGTCGGCCTCGGCCTCTGGCTTCCCGCCGATGTCGCCCACCACCTCGCCGACAACCCGGCCGACACCGAAGCGCTGCGCCGGGCCCTGACCGTCCGCGGCCTGGAGACCGTCACCCTCAACGGCTTCCCCTACCGGGGCTTCCACACGCCCGTCGTCAAGCGCGGCGTGTACTTCCCCGACTGGTCCGAGCCGTCCCGCCTGAACTACACGCTCAACCTCGCCAAGGTGCTCGCCGGACTGCTGCCCGATGACGCCGCCCGCGGCTCCATATCCACCCTGCCCCTGGCCTGGCGCACCCCCTGGACCGGCGTGCAGCGCTCCGCCGCCGCCCGGCAGCTCGACGACCTGGCCGCCGGACTCAAGCGGATCGAGGCCGAGACGGGCCGCACCATCCGCGTCGGCCTGGAACCCGAGCCGGGCTGCGTCGCCGAGACCACCGCCCAGGCCGTCGAGGCCGTCGCCGGCGCCGACCACGACTGGATCGGTCTGTGCCTGGACGCCTGCCACCTCGCCGTCCAGCACGAGGACCCGCAGAGCGCCGTCGACGCCCTCGTCGCCGAAGGCGTGCCCATCGTCAAGCTCCAGGCGTCCTCCGCGCTCGTCGCCGACACACCCGCCGAGGCCGAGTCCCGCGAGGCGCTGCGCCCCTTCGCCGAACCCCGTTTCCTGCACCAGGTCCGCGAACAGCACCCCGACGGGACCCTGCGCGGCTCCGACGACCTCGCCCCCGCCCTCGCGGGCGCCCTCCCCGGCGACAAGCCCTGGCGCATCCACTACCACGTACCACTGCACGACCAGCCCGAGCCGCCGCTGCGCAACACCAGCGACTCCCTCCAGGAGATCCTGCTGGCGGCGTTCGGCGGGGAGCGCGCCCTCACCGACCACGTCGAGGTCGAGACGTACACCTGGGACGTCCTGCCCGCCGGGCTCCGGCCCACCGGTCCCGCCGGGATCGCCGCCGGTATCGCCACCGAACTGGAGTGGACCCACGACGAGTTGATCCGTCTCGGCCTCACCGAACAGGCGGGAGCCACCCCATGA
- a CDS encoding sugar phosphate isomerase/epimerase family protein, whose translation MSHIPGPPAPAPRFAYGTNGFADHRLPDALRVLADLGYQGVSLTLDHQHLDPYAHDLPRRIAETRRALDATGLAVVVETGARYLLDPWRKHRPTLLSADPEGRDLRLGLLRRAIGIAAELDAEAVHFWSGTPDEDTTPEQAWQRLVDGCAETVAHAEATGIDLAFEPEPGMLVADLAGYRRLHRELGRPDRFRLTLDIGHCRCLEPHSVTRCVELAADSLAHVQIEDMRRGVHEHLPFGDGEIDFPPVLHALGAAGYQGLVSVELPRHSHAATATARHSIEFLRTAVLSKEAEPV comes from the coding sequence ATGAGCCACATCCCGGGCCCCCCGGCCCCCGCCCCGCGCTTCGCGTACGGTACGAACGGCTTCGCCGACCACCGGCTGCCCGACGCGCTGCGCGTCCTCGCCGACCTCGGCTACCAGGGCGTCTCCCTCACCCTGGACCACCAGCACCTCGACCCCTACGCCCACGACCTGCCCCGGCGGATCGCCGAGACCCGGCGCGCCCTCGACGCCACCGGCCTCGCCGTCGTCGTCGAGACCGGCGCCCGCTACCTGCTCGACCCCTGGCGCAAGCACCGCCCCACCCTGCTGTCCGCCGATCCCGAGGGCCGCGACCTGCGCCTCGGACTGCTGCGCCGCGCCATCGGCATCGCCGCCGAACTCGACGCCGAGGCCGTCCACTTCTGGAGTGGCACCCCGGACGAGGACACCACCCCCGAACAGGCCTGGCAGCGGCTCGTCGACGGCTGCGCCGAGACCGTCGCGCACGCCGAAGCCACCGGAATCGACCTCGCCTTCGAACCCGAGCCCGGCATGCTCGTCGCCGACCTCGCCGGCTATCGCAGGCTCCACCGCGAGCTCGGCCGGCCCGACCGCTTCCGCCTCACCCTCGACATCGGCCACTGCCGTTGCCTCGAACCCCACAGCGTCACCCGCTGCGTCGAACTCGCCGCCGACAGCCTCGCCCACGTCCAGATCGAGGACATGCGACGCGGCGTCCACGAGCACCTGCCGTTCGGCGACGGCGAGATCGACTTCCCGCCGGTGCTGCATGCCCTGGGCGCCGCCGGGTACCAGGGGCTGGTCTCCGTGGAACTGCCCCGGCACAGCCACGCCGCGACCGCCACCGCCCGCCACAGCATCGAGTTCCTGCGCACCGCAGTCCTGTCGAAGGAGGCCGAACCGGTATGA
- a CDS encoding TatD family hydrolase gives MRIFDPHIHMTSRTTDDYRAMYDAGVRALVEPAFWLGQPRTHPASFADYFDALLGWEPYRAAQFGIRHHCTIGLNPKEANDPRCTPVLDLLPRYLAKDSVVAVGEIGYDTMTDAEEHAFAAQLGLAVEFGLPALVHTPHRDKAGGTARSLAVIEESGIDPGFVVLDHLNEVTVTEVVKTGCWMGFSIYPDTKMTPQRMVDILKRYGTEHMLVNSAADWGHSDPLLTRITAEAMLDAGFDEDDVDRVMWRNPLAFYGQSGRLDLDGYNDVQAAGLYAGNSIARGGS, from the coding sequence ATGCGCATATTCGACCCACACATCCACATGACGTCCCGGACCACCGACGACTACCGGGCCATGTACGACGCAGGCGTACGCGCACTGGTGGAACCGGCCTTCTGGCTCGGCCAGCCGCGTACCCATCCGGCCAGCTTCGCCGACTACTTCGACGCCCTGCTCGGCTGGGAGCCCTACCGTGCCGCCCAGTTCGGCATCCGCCACCACTGCACCATCGGCCTCAACCCCAAGGAGGCCAACGACCCGCGCTGCACCCCCGTGCTCGACCTGCTGCCGCGCTACCTCGCCAAGGACTCAGTCGTAGCGGTCGGGGAGATCGGCTACGACACCATGACCGACGCGGAGGAGCACGCGTTCGCCGCGCAGCTCGGCCTCGCCGTCGAGTTCGGGCTGCCCGCACTGGTCCACACCCCGCACCGCGACAAGGCGGGCGGCACCGCACGCTCCCTGGCCGTCATCGAGGAGTCCGGTATCGATCCCGGCTTCGTCGTCCTCGACCACCTCAACGAGGTCACCGTCACCGAGGTGGTCAAGACCGGCTGCTGGATGGGGTTCTCCATCTACCCGGACACCAAGATGACCCCGCAGCGGATGGTCGACATCCTCAAGAGGTACGGAACCGAGCACATGCTCGTGAACTCGGCGGCGGACTGGGGACACAGCGATCCCCTGCTCACGAGGATTACGGCCGAAGCCATGCTCGACGCAGGTTTCGACGAGGATGATGTCGACCGCGTCATGTGGCGCAACCCGCTCGCGTTCTACGGGCAGTCGGGCAGGCTTGATCTGGACGGTTACAACGATGTGCAGGCCGCGGGGCTGTACGCCGGAAACTCGATCGCCCGCGGCGGCAGCTGA
- a CDS encoding 4'-phosphopantetheinyl transferase family protein, protein MTPRRNTAISEVRIPRSALEAVSRMQESGEVHVWWWPLGARTDPADYALLDEVERGRAQRFHSEADAAAFTATRAGARRAVAGLLGVEPGEVGFGRRICPGCGDPEHGPPAVADPPVPLAVSLSRTAGAGALAVRAGDWVGVDVEALRPVEPAGLAEVVLTASEGAHVLAMPPGAARDAAFHRAWTRKEAVVKAVGLGLLGMELNTLDVSPAQDGPVRVVHRYRGEETRWQVTDVDFGDRWAASLARPETSLLGPVHIHAPA, encoded by the coding sequence ATGACACCTCGGCGGAACACCGCGATCAGCGAGGTGCGCATACCACGATCGGCGCTCGAAGCGGTCAGCCGGATGCAGGAGTCGGGCGAGGTCCACGTGTGGTGGTGGCCGCTCGGCGCACGGACCGACCCGGCGGACTACGCCCTGCTCGACGAGGTGGAGCGGGGCCGGGCCCAACGCTTCCACTCCGAGGCGGACGCGGCCGCGTTCACCGCCACCCGGGCCGGCGCCCGGCGGGCCGTGGCCGGGTTGCTGGGCGTCGAACCGGGGGAGGTCGGCTTCGGCCGGCGGATCTGCCCCGGGTGCGGCGACCCGGAGCACGGCCCGCCAGCCGTGGCCGACCCGCCGGTCCCGCTGGCGGTCAGCCTGTCCCGTACGGCGGGGGCCGGAGCCCTCGCGGTACGGGCGGGCGACTGGGTGGGCGTCGACGTGGAAGCCCTCCGGCCGGTCGAACCGGCCGGCCTGGCCGAGGTGGTCCTCACCGCCTCGGAGGGCGCACACGTCCTCGCCATGCCCCCGGGCGCGGCCAGGGACGCCGCCTTCCACCGGGCCTGGACCCGCAAGGAGGCGGTGGTGAAGGCCGTGGGCCTCGGCCTGCTGGGCATGGAGCTCAACACGCTGGACGTCAGTCCGGCGCAGGACGGACCCGTGCGGGTGGTGCACCGCTACCGCGGTGAGGAAACGCGCTGGCAGGTCACGGACGTCGACTTCGGCGACCGCTGGGCGGCCTCGCTGGCCCGCCCGGAGACCAGCCTCCTGGGCCCCGTCCACATTCACGCCCCGGCCTGA
- a CDS encoding ABC transporter ATP-binding protein yields the protein MVTETSRPSLDNGYNTVNRGHALRLADVTKVYGKNGRGVRALDGVSVGIERGSFTAVMGPSGSGKSTFLHCAAGLDKPTTGQSYIGDTQLNDMNETQLTKLRRQRIGFVFQAFNLIPSLSVRQNVELPLRLAGESLDKNWLDEILGRVGLGGRAAHRPAELSGGQQQRVAIARALITRPDVIFGDEPTGALDTVTAKEILSLLRACVNETGQTVVMVTHDPVAASYADTVLFLADGKIAGQMEAPTADLVAERMTHLGAWA from the coding sequence ATGGTGACCGAGACGAGCCGCCCTTCCCTCGACAACGGCTACAACACGGTCAACCGGGGGCACGCCCTTCGTCTGGCCGACGTGACCAAGGTGTACGGCAAGAACGGCCGCGGCGTCCGCGCCCTCGACGGGGTGTCCGTGGGGATCGAGCGTGGCTCCTTCACCGCGGTGATGGGCCCCTCGGGCTCCGGCAAGTCGACATTCCTGCACTGCGCGGCCGGCCTCGACAAGCCGACCACGGGCCAGTCCTACATCGGCGACACCCAGCTCAACGACATGAACGAGACCCAGCTGACGAAGCTGCGCCGCCAGCGCATCGGCTTCGTCTTCCAGGCGTTCAACCTCATCCCGTCCCTGTCGGTCCGTCAGAACGTCGAGCTGCCGCTGCGCCTCGCGGGCGAGAGCCTCGACAAGAACTGGCTCGACGAGATCCTCGGACGCGTCGGCCTGGGCGGCCGTGCCGCCCACCGGCCCGCCGAACTCTCCGGCGGCCAGCAGCAGCGCGTGGCCATCGCGCGCGCCCTCATCACCCGGCCCGACGTCATCTTCGGCGACGAGCCGACCGGCGCCCTCGACACCGTGACCGCCAAGGAGATCCTCTCCCTGCTGCGCGCCTGCGTGAACGAGACCGGCCAGACCGTCGTCATGGTCACCCACGACCCGGTCGCCGCCTCGTACGCCGACACCGTCCTCTTCCTGGCCGACGGCAAGATCGCCGGACAGATGGAGGCCCCGACCGCCGACCTCGTCGCCGAGCGCATGACGCACCTGGGAGCGTGGGCCTGA
- a CDS encoding nucleotide pyrophosphatase/phosphodiesterase family protein produces MTNRRVAVLCTVGLTPRLLGEMPHVAAIGQEGFTARLDTVFPAVTATVQATLTTGLLPRDHGAVANGWYHRDHGEVMMWRQHNALVQGEKVWQTARRQDPDHTTAYLCWWWAMGADVDTVLTPRPVYHYDGRKSPDCYTKPAGLRDELTARQGEFPLFQYWGPTASIASTRWIAGAARHVADTRRPDLSFIYVPHLDYDLQRYGPDSPQAVRAAREADAALAPLLGDLRDRGTTVVALSEYGISPVSRPVDINRALRRAGLLSVYSQRGMEYLDPCTSRAFAVADHQAAHVYVADPTDIPHVRDVLKHTEGVDEIWDRTEQAAYGIDHPNAGELVAVAEPDAWFTYYYWLDDTRAPDFARGVEIHRKPGYDPAELFFDPADPAVKAKAALTLLRKKAGMRAPLTVVPLDPAHVRGSHGRLPQDHRDGPLLLCSDPGQERDRYHATEVKDLLLRLNGLA; encoded by the coding sequence ATGACGAACCGTCGCGTGGCCGTCCTGTGCACCGTCGGCCTCACCCCCCGCCTCCTCGGCGAGATGCCCCATGTCGCGGCCATCGGCCAGGAGGGCTTCACCGCCCGCCTCGACACCGTATTCCCCGCGGTCACCGCCACCGTCCAGGCCACCCTCACCACCGGCCTGCTGCCCCGCGACCACGGGGCCGTCGCCAATGGCTGGTACCACCGCGACCACGGCGAGGTCATGATGTGGCGCCAGCACAACGCACTCGTCCAGGGCGAGAAGGTGTGGCAGACCGCCCGGCGGCAGGACCCCGACCACACCACCGCCTACCTGTGCTGGTGGTGGGCCATGGGTGCGGACGTCGACACCGTCCTGACCCCGCGACCCGTCTACCACTACGACGGCCGCAAGTCTCCCGACTGCTACACCAAACCAGCCGGACTGCGCGATGAACTCACCGCCCGCCAGGGCGAGTTCCCTCTCTTCCAGTACTGGGGGCCGACCGCCTCCATCGCCTCCACCCGGTGGATCGCCGGCGCCGCCCGCCACGTCGCCGACACCCGCCGCCCCGACCTGTCGTTCATCTACGTACCCCACCTCGACTACGACCTCCAGCGGTACGGGCCCGACAGCCCGCAGGCCGTGCGCGCCGCCCGCGAGGCCGACGCCGCGCTCGCGCCGCTCCTCGGTGACCTGCGCGACCGCGGCACCACCGTCGTGGCTCTCAGCGAGTACGGCATCAGCCCCGTCTCCCGGCCCGTCGACATCAACCGCGCGCTGCGCCGTGCGGGACTCCTCTCCGTCTACAGCCAGCGCGGCATGGAGTACCTGGACCCGTGCACCTCCCGCGCGTTCGCCGTGGCCGACCACCAGGCCGCCCACGTGTACGTCGCCGATCCCACCGACATCCCGCACGTCCGCGACGTCCTGAAGCACACCGAGGGCGTCGACGAGATCTGGGACCGCACCGAACAGGCCGCGTACGGCATCGACCACCCCAACGCGGGCGAACTGGTCGCCGTCGCCGAGCCGGACGCCTGGTTCACGTACTACTACTGGCTCGACGACACCCGCGCCCCCGACTTCGCGCGCGGCGTCGAGATCCACCGCAAGCCGGGCTACGACCCGGCCGAACTCTTCTTCGACCCCGCCGATCCGGCGGTGAAGGCGAAGGCAGCACTCACACTGTTGCGCAAGAAGGCCGGGATGCGCGCACCGCTCACCGTGGTGCCGCTCGACCCGGCCCATGTCAGAGGCAGCCACGGACGGCTGCCCCAGGACCACCGGGACGGGCCGCTGCTGCTGTGCTCCGACCCGGGGCAGGAACGGGACCGCTACCACGCCACCGAGGTGAAGGACTTGCTCCTGCGCCTCAACGGACTGGCCTGA
- a CDS encoding Tat pathway signal sequence domain protein yields MPQNTMDRRGVLRAAAGIAGAAAAVTVAGALPAAAHGRPHGGFPEVPGMVGDRRANEFWYEYDERFYYNPTPELVEAVDVICKPFGDFTKVDSGWAATRSGGRYPRSYLELIRPNRDAFALLSDAQRKVYREFYGHNPLGLVHAFQEFGQGVLFDPRRPAGNKVHMMNFTPPDFTHAYHRWHPFLAGFRLLNIDEQWWTHINRLAGVAWELQSIGQPVTDANDNKHLPRRTVHGVTRKWLHRSANQLDKAFDSYPYPVDLGKF; encoded by the coding sequence ATGCCGCAGAACACCATGGACCGCCGGGGCGTCCTCAGGGCCGCCGCCGGCATCGCCGGGGCGGCGGCCGCGGTGACGGTGGCCGGCGCTCTGCCGGCCGCCGCACACGGCCGGCCCCACGGCGGATTCCCCGAGGTACCGGGCATGGTCGGCGACCGCCGCGCGAACGAGTTCTGGTACGAGTACGACGAGCGCTTCTACTACAACCCGACGCCCGAGCTCGTCGAGGCCGTCGACGTCATATGCAAGCCGTTCGGCGACTTCACCAAGGTCGACTCGGGCTGGGCCGCGACCCGTTCCGGCGGTCGCTACCCGCGCAGCTACCTGGAGCTCATCCGCCCCAACCGTGACGCCTTCGCACTTCTGTCGGACGCCCAGCGCAAGGTCTACCGGGAGTTCTACGGGCACAACCCGCTCGGTCTCGTCCACGCCTTCCAGGAGTTCGGCCAGGGCGTCCTGTTCGACCCGCGCCGCCCGGCCGGCAACAAGGTCCACATGATGAACTTCACGCCGCCGGACTTCACCCACGCCTACCACCGCTGGCACCCCTTCCTGGCCGGCTTCCGGCTGCTGAACATCGACGAGCAGTGGTGGACGCACATCAACCGGCTCGCGGGCGTCGCCTGGGAGTTGCAGTCCATCGGCCAGCCGGTCACCGACGCGAACGACAACAAGCACCTGCCCCGGCGGACCGTGCACGGTGTCACCCGCAAGTGGCTGCACCGCAGCGCCAACCAGCTGGACAAGGCCTTCGACAGCTACCCGTACCCCGTCGACCTGGGCAAGTTCTAG
- a CDS encoding inositol-3-phosphate synthase: MRATTGTQPRIGVWMIGARGSVATAATAGAAAIVAGSASSDGCVTDLPPFRDASLPALADLVFGGHDVVSVPLTARAGQLARAGVLPAALIDGVHGALVAADREIRDGSQRPDEPQAAAAARFAADIVSFRERHALEQVVVVNVSSTEPLPDPDPAFLDLTELDEVLATSTDLLPPSSLYAYAAFRAGCAYVNFTPSAGASLPALEQLARACGVPHAGRDGKTGETLVKSALAPMFTQRALRLRSWSGTNLLGGGDGATLQDPEAARSKTESKQRSLEETVGHPVQGQVHIDNVPEMGEWKTAWDHISFEGFLGIRMSMQFTWQGCDSALAAPLVLDLVRLAAHGRRRGDIGALTALGFFFKDPAGSREHNLTLQYEALTAWANAPVPAAMGAPR; encoded by the coding sequence ATGCGAGCCACGACCGGAACCCAACCCCGCATCGGCGTCTGGATGATCGGCGCACGAGGCTCGGTCGCCACGGCCGCGACCGCAGGCGCCGCCGCGATCGTCGCGGGCAGTGCCTCCTCCGACGGATGCGTCACGGACCTTCCCCCGTTCCGTGACGCATCTCTCCCGGCCCTCGCCGACCTCGTGTTCGGCGGACACGACGTCGTCTCCGTCCCGCTGACGGCGAGGGCCGGGCAACTCGCCCGGGCGGGCGTCCTGCCCGCCGCACTCATCGACGGTGTGCACGGCGCCCTGGTGGCCGCCGACCGCGAGATCCGCGACGGCTCGCAGCGGCCCGACGAGCCGCAGGCCGCGGCCGCCGCGCGCTTCGCGGCCGACATCGTCTCCTTCCGCGAACGGCACGCCCTGGAACAGGTCGTCGTCGTCAACGTCTCCTCCACCGAGCCCCTGCCCGACCCCGACCCGGCGTTCCTCGACCTCACGGAGCTCGACGAGGTCCTCGCCACCAGCACCGACCTGCTGCCGCCCAGCTCGCTGTACGCCTACGCCGCCTTCCGCGCGGGCTGCGCCTACGTCAACTTCACCCCGTCCGCGGGCGCTTCGCTGCCCGCCCTGGAGCAGCTCGCCCGCGCCTGCGGCGTCCCGCACGCCGGGCGCGACGGCAAGACCGGCGAGACCCTCGTCAAGAGCGCCCTCGCCCCGATGTTCACCCAGCGTGCCCTGCGCCTGCGCTCCTGGTCCGGCACGAACCTGCTCGGCGGCGGCGACGGCGCCACCCTCCAGGACCCCGAGGCCGCTCGCAGCAAGACCGAGTCCAAGCAGCGCAGCCTGGAGGAGACCGTCGGCCACCCGGTCCAGGGCCAGGTCCACATCGACAACGTCCCCGAGATGGGGGAGTGGAAGACCGCCTGGGACCACATCTCCTTCGAGGGCTTCCTCGGCATCCGGATGTCCATGCAGTTCACCTGGCAGGGCTGCGACTCCGCCCTCGCCGCCCCGCTCGTCCTCGACCTCGTACGGCTGGCCGCCCACGGCCGCCGCCGCGGCGACATCGGGGCGCTCACCGCACTCGGCTTCTTCTTCAAGGACCCGGCCGGCTCCCGCGAGCACAACCTCACCCTCCAGTACGAGGCCCTGACCGCGTGGGCGAACGCCCCGGTCCCGGCCGCGATGGGCGCCCCGCGATGA
- a CDS encoding SCO3242 family prenyltransferase yields MNPTLRTYAELVRAPAAITVPGDVVAGALAAGRPGIRRTTGLAASSVALYWAGMALNDWADRAEDAVERPERPIPSGRLSPGAALATAVGLTGAGLGLAALAGGRRTLLRRTLPLATAVWAYDLGLKSTPLGPAAMAAARALDVLHGTGPGRAAPALPAAAAVAAHTFAVTRLSRHEVDGAPTSEPKLSLATTTAITGAGAAHLLAGAGAGSVSAVVADRPGGRPPTVARLFSAAAGGAHLGRPAAGAVAGLLAAAGRAGTPGPSTSAARRPVDALTTGAALATYAGTCARAQTAVVRDPSAPRVRAAVGAGIHALLPLQAALVARAGAPLLALPLVAALPLVGRLARKVSST; encoded by the coding sequence ATGAACCCCACCCTGCGCACCTACGCGGAACTGGTCCGGGCCCCGGCCGCGATCACGGTACCCGGCGACGTCGTCGCCGGGGCCCTCGCGGCGGGCCGCCCCGGAATCCGCCGCACCACCGGCCTCGCCGCGTCCTCCGTCGCCCTGTACTGGGCGGGCATGGCCCTCAACGACTGGGCGGACCGTGCCGAGGACGCCGTCGAACGCCCCGAGCGCCCGATCCCGTCGGGCCGCCTCAGCCCGGGCGCCGCCCTCGCCACCGCCGTCGGCCTCACGGGCGCGGGCCTCGGCCTCGCCGCCCTCGCCGGCGGCCGCCGCACCCTCCTGCGCCGCACCCTGCCGCTGGCCACCGCCGTCTGGGCGTACGACCTCGGCCTCAAGTCGACCCCGCTCGGCCCGGCCGCCATGGCCGCCGCCCGCGCCCTGGACGTCCTGCACGGCACCGGCCCCGGCCGCGCGGCCCCCGCCCTCCCGGCCGCCGCCGCCGTGGCCGCGCACACCTTCGCGGTGACCCGCCTCAGCCGCCACGAGGTCGACGGCGCGCCCACGAGCGAGCCGAAGCTGTCCCTGGCGACGACGACGGCGATCACCGGTGCGGGCGCGGCCCACCTGCTGGCCGGTGCGGGTGCCGGGTCCGTCTCCGCCGTCGTCGCCGACCGGCCCGGGGGCCGGCCACCCACCGTCGCCCGGCTGTTCTCCGCGGCGGCGGGCGGCGCCCACCTCGGCCGGCCCGCCGCGGGAGCCGTGGCCGGGCTGCTCGCCGCCGCCGGGCGCGCCGGGACACCTGGACCCTCGACTTCCGCCGCCCGCAGGCCCGTCGACGCGCTGACGACGGGCGCGGCCCTCGCCACCTACGCGGGCACCTGTGCCCGGGCCCAGACCGCCGTCGTCCGCGACCCCTCGGCCCCACGCGTCCGCGCCGCCGTCGGCGCGGGCATCCACGCCCTGCTGCCCCTCCAGGCCGCCCTGGTGGCCCGCGCCGGGGCGCCCCTGCTCGCCCTGCCGCTCGTCGCCGCCCTGCCCCTGGTGGGCCGGCTCGCCCGGAAGGTGTCCTCGACATGA
- a CDS encoding EboA domain-containing protein, with translation MTAPTIAVAPTTVHDTLTLRTLTEGLGSALGHEHRTRLAQDLAAVGEQGPRALDSRFPAAGRVYGRGRLPGWAGWTVEDGVRTKLLVQLSLGGVELAREVTERYRHGDAAERRGVLCALPFLPLGPHAVHLTDDALRTNDNRLIAAALGPYARAHLDQYRWRQAVLKCLFTGIPLAKVAGLDERRDAELARMAVGFATERRAAGRTVPADLWLVATHES, from the coding sequence ATGACAGCACCGACGATCGCGGTGGCACCGACCACCGTGCACGACACACTCACCCTGCGCACCCTCACGGAGGGACTGGGGTCGGCTCTCGGCCACGAGCACCGTACCCGCCTCGCCCAGGACCTCGCGGCCGTCGGTGAACAGGGCCCCCGTGCCCTCGACAGCCGTTTCCCCGCCGCCGGCCGCGTGTACGGCCGGGGCCGGCTGCCCGGCTGGGCCGGTTGGACCGTCGAGGACGGCGTGCGCACCAAGCTGCTCGTCCAACTCTCCCTGGGCGGCGTCGAGTTGGCGCGGGAGGTCACCGAGCGCTACCGGCACGGCGACGCGGCGGAGCGGCGCGGCGTTCTGTGCGCCCTGCCTTTCCTGCCCCTCGGGCCGCACGCCGTCCACCTCACCGACGACGCGCTGCGCACCAACGACAACCGGCTCATCGCCGCCGCGCTCGGCCCCTACGCGCGGGCCCACCTCGACCAGTACCGCTGGCGCCAGGCCGTTCTCAAGTGCCTGTTCACCGGGATCCCGCTGGCCAAGGTGGCCGGCCTGGACGAACGGCGGGACGCCGAACTCGCCCGCATGGCCGTCGGGTTCGCGACCGAACGCCGCGCGGCCGGCCGTACCGTGCCCGCCGACCTGTGGCTGGTCGCCACGCACGAGAGCTAG